In the Phaseolus vulgaris cultivar G19833 chromosome 7, P. vulgaris v2.0, whole genome shotgun sequence genome, one interval contains:
- the LOC137828671 gene encoding prolyl 4-hydroxylase 1, giving the protein MAPSMRIVFGLLTFVTVGMIIGALSQLAIIRKLEDSYGSDSLPFRRLREVEGQGYLQLPRGISFWNNDKEAEVLRLGYVKPEVLSWSPRIILLHNFLSSEECDYLRAIALPRLHISTVVDTKTGMGIKSEVRTSSGMFLNPQERKYPMVQAIEKRISVYSQIPVENGELMQVLRYEKNQYYKPHHDYFSDTFNLKRGGQRIATMLMYLSDNVEGGETYFPSAGSGECSCGGKLVKGLSVKPTKGNAVLFWSMGLDGQSDPNSVHGGCEVMSGEKWSATKWMRQTTHV; this is encoded by the exons ATGGCTCCCTCCATGAGGATCGTCTTCGGTCTTCTCACTTTCGTCACCGTCGGAATGATCATAG GTGCTCTCTCTCAGTTGGCCATCATACGAAAATTGGAAGACTCATACG GCTCTGATTCTTTGCCATTTAGAAGATTGCGTGAAGTCGAAGGTCAGGGTTACCTTCAATTGCCAAGAG GTATTTCTTTTTGGAATAATGACAAGGAAGCAGAAGTGTTACGCCTTGGATAT GTCAAACCCGAAGTGCTTAGCTGGTCTCCTCGGATTATTTTACTTCATAACTTCTTGAGTTCAGAG GAATGTGATTATCTCAGGGCTATAGCTCTCCCTCGCTTGCATATTTCAACTGTGGTTGATACGAAAACTGGAATG GGAATCAAGAGTGAAGTCAGAACCAGCTCTGGTATGTTTTTGAATCCTCAAGAGAGAAAATATCCTATGGTACAA GCAATTGAAAAAAGAATCTCTGTCTATTCTCAAATACCAGTTGAGAATGGTGAGCTTATGCAAGTCCTGAG GTACGAGAAGAATCAATATTACAAACCTCATCATGACTATTTTTCTGACACC TTCAACTTGAAGCGTGGTGGGCAGCGAATAGCCACAATGCTTATGTATTTGAGTGACAAtgttgaaggaggagaaacatATTTCCCATCA GCTGGTTCCGGTGAATGTAGCTGTGGTGGGAAACTTGTCAAAGGGCTATCTGTCAAACCAACTAAAGGAAATGCGGTGCTTTTCTGGAGTATG GGACTGGATGGTCAATCAGATCCGAACAGTGTGCATGGAGGATGTGAGGTAATGTCTGGGGAGAAGTGGTCAGCTACGAAGTGGATGAGGCAGACCACTCacgtttga
- the LOC137828672 gene encoding uncharacterized protein — MASEKRKRKTECDIGKKKKKKKEEAKEVEEEKSDEPSSEPLRVLESAMGLQLSSLELESLREDCILEVPNQCDVQTLGKTVKAAFGGAWREHLCEGSVVEGKVNAGSPAVLIVTSSALRCIDLLRGFRSFTKQCHAAKLFAKHVKLPEQISLLKNRVNIASGTPSRIKKLIDAEALDLSRLQVLVLDMHPDVKGYSLLTLPQVRDEFMEVFKNYFYEAMIKGGLRICLYGYQAGVGLKGKHKKGHTVADT, encoded by the exons ATGGCGTcggaaaagagaaagagaaaaactgAGTGTGATAttgggaagaagaagaagaagaagaaggaggaggCGAAAGAGGTGGAAGAAGAGAAGTCCGATGAACCTTCGTCGGAGCCTTTGCGCGTCCTTGAGTCGGCGATGGGTCTTCAGCTTTCATCGCTGGAGTTGGAGTCTCTCAGAGAAGACTGCATTCTGGAGGTACCAAATCAGTGTGATGTCCAAACATTGGGGAAAACTGTTAAGGCGGCGTTTGGCGGCGCATGGAGGGAGCATCTCTGCGAAGGGAGTGTGGTTGAGGGAAAAGTTAACGCCGGAAGTCCCGCGGTTCTGATCGTGACTTCCTCTGCCCTAAGATGCATAGACCTTCTcag GGGCTTTCGCTCTTTCACTAAACAATGCCACGCTGCAAAGCTATTCGCCAAGCACGTTAAGCTTCCGGAACAG ATTTCTTTGTTAAAAAACCGTGTTAACATTGCTAGCGGCACTCCAAGCAG GATAAAGAAGCTAATTGATGCTGAGGCGTTAGACCTTTCAAGGTTGCAAGTACTGGTGCTAGATATGCATCCTGATGTAAAGGGGTATTCGTTGTTGACCCTTCCACAAGTCAG GGATGAATTCATGGAGGTTTTCAAGAACTATTTTTATGAAGCGATGATAAAGGGTGGTCTGCGTATTTGTCTCTATGGGTACCAGGCGGGTGTTGGTTTAAAGGGCAAACATAAAAAAGGGCATACAGTTGCTGATACGTAA
- the LOC137828674 gene encoding transcription factor bHLH128 — MNGDVVEKKVARDPNGTEPIQLQNADAALKYSTSGIHPPMPSHLSLSKLLIAPSFSNPTKPNLLLLLSSAFSSMYPSSSSSSSSSSSQSMSHAPTGLTRYGSAPGSLLTTTVDALIGGSRPNPTPYYSGGDSPDSTSKDQTSYHNHALGSALLRQKSSPAGFLSHLAAATTNHNHNHTLNGAGFTITRGSRLKSQLSFTGHCQESLCGGDNSNNLVLGDHAGFGMEPWDGSHSHSNSIAFSTPPPKRSKNSNSADQDILHCLNALESQFSLPQTTLEMATVEKLLHIPEDSVPCKIRAKRGCATHPRSIAERERRTRISGKLKKLQDLVPNMDKQTSYADMLDLAVQHIKGLQTQVQKLHKELENCSCGCAQSK, encoded by the exons ATGAATGGGGACGTGGTTGAAAAAAAAGTGGCACGTGACCCAAATGGCACTGAGCCAATACAATTGCAGAATGCTGATGCAGCCTTAAAGTATTCCACAAGTGGCATACACCCACCAATGCCATCGCATCTATCTCTATCTAAATTGCTTATTGCACCTTCTTTTTCTAACCCAACCAAACCAAACCTTCTTCTTCTGCTTTCTTCTGCTTTCTCCTCCATGTAtccctcctcctcctcctcttcctcctcctcctcctctcaATCCATGAGCCACGCGCCTACCGGCCTCACGCGCTACGGCTCCGCTCCCGGCTCTCTCCTCACCACCACCGTCGACGCCCTCATCGGAGGATCACGCCCCAACCCCACCCCTTACTATTCCGGAGGAGACTCTCCCGACTCCACCAGCAAGGACCAAACATCGTATCACAACCACGCCCTCGGATCCGCCTTACTCCGTCAAAAAAGCTCTCCCGCCGGCTTCCTCTCCCACCTCGCCGCCGCCACCACCAACCATAACCACAACCACACGCTCAATG GCGCGGGGTTCACCATCACGCGGGGCTCTCGGTTGAAGTCGCAGTTGAGCTTCACGGGTCACTGCCAAGAATCTCTGTGTGGCGGCGATAACAGTAACAATTTGGTGCTCGGCGACCATGCCGGCTTCGGAATGGAGCCGTGGGACGGTTCTCATTCTCATTCCAATTCCATCGCCTTTTCCACTCCCCCGCCGAAGCGCTCCAAAAACTCCAACTCCGCCGATCAAGACATTCTCCATTGCCTCAACGCCTTGGAGTCTCAGTTCAGTCTTCCTCAGACCACTCTCGAAATGGCGACGGTTGAGAAGCTCCTGCACATTCCTGAAGATTCCGTCCCTTGCAAAATCCGCGCTAAGCGAGGCTGCGCTACTCATCCCCGCAGCATTGCAGAGCGG GAGAGAAGAACCAGAataagtggaaagctcaagaAATTGCAGGACCTTGTACCTAATATGGATAAG CAAACAAGCTATGCAGACATGCTTGATTTGGCCGTTCAGCATATTAAAGGTCTTCAAACACAGGTTCAG AAGCTTCACAAAGAACTTGAGAATTGCAGTTGCGGATGCGCACAAAGCAAataa